The Nitrospira sp. KM1 genome includes a window with the following:
- a CDS encoding heavy metal sensor histidine kinase: protein MPLRLRLTLWYGSALALILVTFSTVLYLITSRDLRDELDQSLGDTAAAAVRSLEQRGFLPLIDENELMSQFPELARIDKFFQIFSPSGTITIRSPNVKQHELPLSRQALEVAFSGRTIFESAKYPKEPPLRLISVPIIYRGNLLYIVQVGTSMESVEHTLNRLLLVLLVAIPLAVAVSLAGGWFLAGRALRPVDAITLAAQRIAGGDLTQRLNAPASADEIGRLAETFNNMIARLEISFRQIRQFSSDASHELRTPLTVMKGETELALRRPREAGDYTTVLESNLEEIDRMTRIVDELLFLSRADMGEVKMEHLPVKLESLLEDIHRQAALLGQERGIQVVVGLMSPATVLGDELRLRELFLNLVDNAVKYSRPGGSVHIALATSSTQAKISVADQGIGISPEEQPRIFDRFYRTDDARAHTKKGTGLGLAICSWIADSHHGRIEVHSEIGKGSTFTVTLPLSPRQS, encoded by the coding sequence ATGCCGCTGCGTCTTCGGCTCACGCTGTGGTACGGCAGCGCGCTCGCGCTGATTCTCGTCACCTTTTCTACCGTGCTCTACCTTATCACCTCTCGAGATCTCCGCGATGAGTTGGATCAATCGTTGGGAGACACCGCGGCGGCAGCCGTCCGGTCTCTCGAACAACGAGGGTTCCTGCCGTTGATCGACGAAAATGAATTGATGTCACAATTTCCAGAGCTCGCCCGCATCGACAAATTTTTTCAGATCTTCAGCCCGTCCGGCACCATCACCATCCGGTCCCCCAACGTTAAACAGCATGAACTCCCCTTGAGCCGTCAGGCGCTGGAAGTGGCCTTTTCCGGTCGAACGATCTTCGAATCGGCCAAATATCCCAAGGAGCCCCCCCTAAGGTTGATATCCGTGCCGATCATATATCGGGGAAATCTGCTGTATATCGTTCAGGTCGGCACCTCCATGGAATCCGTCGAGCATACACTCAACCGTCTCTTGCTCGTCCTGTTGGTCGCCATTCCGCTGGCAGTGGCCGTATCCCTCGCGGGGGGATGGTTTCTTGCGGGGCGCGCATTGCGCCCCGTCGACGCGATTACGTTGGCGGCCCAACGGATCGCCGGAGGCGATCTGACGCAGCGATTGAATGCTCCGGCTTCTGCAGACGAAATCGGCCGCCTCGCGGAAACGTTCAATAACATGATCGCCCGGCTTGAGATCTCCTTTCGTCAAATCCGGCAATTCAGCAGCGATGCGTCGCACGAGCTGCGAACTCCGCTGACGGTCATGAAGGGCGAAACGGAATTGGCCCTGAGACGTCCTCGTGAAGCGGGGGATTACACGACCGTGCTGGAAAGCAATCTCGAAGAGATCGACCGCATGACACGGATCGTCGATGAGCTTCTCTTTCTTTCCCGGGCGGACATGGGGGAGGTCAAGATGGAGCATCTCCCGGTCAAGCTTGAGAGCCTCCTCGAAGATATTCACCGGCAGGCGGCATTGCTCGGGCAGGAGCGGGGCATTCAAGTCGTCGTGGGTCTCATGTCGCCGGCGACCGTGCTCGGCGATGAACTGCGCCTGCGGGAATTGTTTCTCAACCTCGTCGATAACGCCGTGAAGTATTCGAGGCCGGGCGGCTCGGTCCATATTGCACTGGCAACGAGTTCCACTCAGGCCAAGATCTCCGTCGCCGATCAGGGAATCGGGATCTCGCCCGAAGAACAGCCAAGAATCTTTGACCGCTTCTACCGAACGGACGACGCGCGAGCGCACACCAAGAAAGGGACGGGTCTGGGTCTCGCCATCTGCAGCTGGATCGCCGATTCTCACCATGGCCGCATCGAGGTGCACAGCGAGATCGGAAAAGGTTCGACCTTCACGGTGACGCTCCCGCTTTCCCCGCGCCAGTCTTAA
- a CDS encoding gamma carbonic anhydrase family protein has protein sequence MIRTFQGITPTIPPSCFIEDTGIVIGDVVMGEHCSVWFHAVIRGDVNSIRIGARTNVQDLCMLHVTHDTHPLVIGNEVTIGHSVILHGCTVHDRVLIGMGAIIMDGAIIGEDSVVGAGALITEGTAVPPRSLVLGSPAKVKRPVTADELDWIKESAGNYVKYAGQYLGGASTGRTGFRL, from the coding sequence ATGATACGGACCTTTCAAGGCATAACGCCCACCATCCCCCCATCGTGCTTCATCGAAGATACTGGAATCGTCATTGGGGACGTGGTGATGGGCGAGCACTGCAGCGTGTGGTTTCACGCTGTCATCCGCGGCGACGTCAATTCCATCCGCATCGGAGCGCGCACCAACGTGCAGGACCTCTGCATGCTTCATGTGACCCATGACACGCATCCGCTCGTCATCGGAAACGAGGTCACGATCGGACACAGTGTCATCCTCCACGGATGTACCGTTCACGATCGAGTATTGATCGGCATGGGGGCCATCATCATGGACGGTGCCATTATCGGAGAGGATTCAGTCGTAGGAGCAGGGGCACTGATCACTGAAGGAACCGCGGTCCCTCCTAGAAGCCTCGTATTGGGTTCTCCAGCCAAGGTCAAGCGACCGGTCACGGCCGACGAGCTGGATTGGATCAAAGAGTCCGCCGGCAATTATGTGAAATACGCAGGCCAATATCTCGGGGGGGCGTCGACCGGACGCACCGGCTTTCGCCTCTAA
- a CDS encoding response regulator transcription factor, whose translation MRILVIEDETKVGCFIKRALEEESYAVDLCEDGAKGLEMALATNYDSVIVDLMLPSLSGLEIVKNIRRERIQTPILILTAQSQVDQRVKGLDAGADDYLTKPFAIDELLARIRALLRRGATDSPGVLQIDDLVLNPATREVARGGQRIDLTLKEYALLEYLMRHSGRVLTRPMISEHVWNQDFDTFTNVIDVYVNYLRNKIDRGHTKKLIHTIRGSGYMLKAD comes from the coding sequence ATGCGTATTCTGGTCATTGAAGACGAAACCAAGGTCGGCTGCTTTATCAAGCGAGCGCTTGAGGAGGAGAGCTACGCGGTGGACCTGTGCGAAGACGGGGCCAAGGGCTTGGAGATGGCCCTGGCCACCAACTATGATTCGGTTATCGTGGATCTGATGCTCCCATCCCTGTCCGGTCTTGAGATCGTAAAAAACATTCGCCGCGAACGAATTCAGACTCCTATCCTGATTCTCACCGCCCAGTCACAGGTCGACCAGCGAGTCAAAGGTCTTGACGCTGGGGCGGATGACTATCTGACCAAACCGTTCGCGATCGATGAACTGCTGGCTCGCATTCGCGCACTTCTGCGCCGTGGCGCAACCGACAGCCCGGGCGTCCTGCAGATTGACGATCTCGTTTTGAACCCGGCCACGCGTGAAGTGGCTCGCGGAGGGCAACGCATCGATCTGACGCTGAAGGAATATGCGCTCTTGGAATACCTGATGCGTCATTCAGGAAGGGTTCTGACCCGCCCCATGATCTCGGAGCATGTCTGGAATCAAGATTTTGATACGTTTACCAACGTCATAGACGTCTATGTGAATTATCTCAGAAACAAGATCGACCGAGGTCACACGAAGAAGCTTATCCATACGATTCGTGGAAGCGGCTATATGTTGAAAGCCGACTAG
- a CDS encoding DegQ family serine endoprotease, with the protein MNHVVRRTVGPVIGMAALSAVLLWGGRSLTPSHASNTQTAESPAVLAPLAAASSQGFTEVAKAVTPAVVNITTVAADKVSEDRSGRGDMRDRMEEFFGGPNGPFGPKGFRGPQGPGEPRGHRGGGQGSGVIISSDGYILTNNHVIDGAKDVSVTLPDKREFTGKIVGTDPKTDLAVVKIEGDRLPSVAWGDASKLQVGEYVLAVGNPFGLNSTVTLGIVSALGRGRMGITQYEDFIQTDAAINPGNSGGALVNTKGELVGINTAIFSQTGGYQGVGFAVPTSMSRPIYESLVKNGKVVRGFLGIGIQDLNQDLAKSFGMKQTKGALVSDVREDSPAERGGLKQGDIIVSYQGSSVEDAVALQRMVTRTAVGAHVPVKVMRDGHEKDFTITIGEQPDTTKVAKVDSGEKDFAFAGVAVQDLDRETAKELGMNAKSAGVVVTNVDPDSGAEKAGLMAGDVIREINRQPVKSVKDFEKASSSVKKGENVLILITRRGSALFLSAKV; encoded by the coding sequence ATGAATCACGTCGTTCGTCGAACCGTTGGCCCGGTTATCGGGATGGCTGCACTGAGCGCGGTCCTGCTGTGGGGTGGCCGATCGCTGACTCCGTCTCACGCTTCGAACACGCAGACAGCGGAGAGTCCGGCCGTCCTGGCCCCTCTGGCTGCCGCGTCATCGCAGGGATTTACCGAAGTGGCGAAGGCCGTGACTCCTGCGGTCGTCAATATTACAACCGTCGCTGCCGACAAAGTGTCGGAAGACCGTAGCGGCCGGGGCGACATGCGCGACCGTATGGAGGAGTTTTTCGGCGGGCCCAACGGGCCGTTCGGTCCGAAAGGATTCCGCGGGCCGCAGGGCCCCGGGGAACCGCGCGGACACCGCGGTGGCGGACAGGGATCCGGCGTGATCATCTCTTCGGACGGATATATTCTGACCAACAATCATGTGATCGACGGGGCCAAAGATGTGTCTGTTACCCTTCCGGACAAGCGCGAGTTCACAGGCAAGATCGTGGGAACCGATCCGAAGACCGATCTGGCCGTGGTCAAGATCGAAGGAGATCGTCTGCCGAGCGTGGCTTGGGGTGATGCATCGAAGCTTCAGGTTGGAGAGTACGTCCTTGCCGTGGGAAATCCGTTCGGTTTGAATTCGACCGTGACGCTCGGCATCGTGAGCGCTCTCGGACGAGGCCGCATGGGCATTACCCAATACGAGGATTTCATACAGACCGACGCCGCCATCAATCCGGGAAACTCCGGCGGAGCGCTCGTGAACACCAAAGGGGAATTGGTCGGCATCAATACGGCCATCTTTTCTCAGACCGGTGGGTACCAAGGCGTGGGATTCGCTGTCCCCACGAGTATGAGCAGACCGATTTATGAGAGCCTGGTGAAGAACGGCAAGGTGGTTCGCGGGTTCCTCGGTATCGGGATCCAGGATCTCAACCAGGATTTGGCGAAGTCCTTCGGCATGAAGCAAACCAAGGGCGCCTTGGTCAGCGATGTGAGGGAGGATAGCCCGGCCGAGCGAGGAGGTCTCAAGCAGGGAGACATCATCGTTTCCTATCAGGGATCCTCCGTTGAAGACGCGGTCGCCTTGCAGCGGATGGTCACACGCACCGCCGTAGGAGCTCACGTGCCGGTCAAGGTGATGCGCGACGGTCATGAAAAAGATTTCACGATCACGATCGGCGAACAGCCGGATACCACCAAAGTGGCCAAGGTCGACAGCGGCGAAAAGGATTTCGCGTTCGCCGGTGTCGCGGTTCAGGATCTCGATCGGGAAACCGCGAAGGAGTTGGGCATGAACGCCAAGTCCGCTGGTGTGGTGGTGACCAACGTGGACCCTGACAGCGGTGCCGAAAAAGCGGGACTGATGGCGGGAGACGTGATCCGGGAAATCAACCGGCAGCCCGTCAAATCCGTCAAGGATTTTGAAAAGGCATCTTCCAGCGTCAAAAAGGGGGAGAATGTGCTGATCCTGATTACCAGACGCGGCAGCGCACTTTTTTTGAGCGCGAAGGTGTAA
- the rimO gene encoding 30S ribosomal protein S12 methylthiotransferase RimO — MGHPLITPRRAGTKRASTKKGATTKIGFVNLGCSKNQVDSEVMLGTLVNEGFELTGDPKKAEVVIINTCGFIEEAKQESIDAILEHGRLKKDGICRVLIAAGCLAQRYQGELLKELPELDGVVGTGEFGNIADICRDLLSSKRHPRRLWISQPPYLYDEMAPRMRLGRHHSAYIKIAEGCNRNCAFCAIPLMRGKQRSRSIESIVGEARRLAGEGVKEINLISQDTVNYGVDLGLRHGLASLLRELVKVKALHWIRPFYLYPQQVTDELLDLYAGEERITKYIDMPLQHISDRMLKRMHRLGDRHAIERLVERIRERIPGVFFRTAFIVGFPGETDQDFEELARYVGDAQFDRVAAFLYSDEEQTPAASLDAKIDRSVMHARRNELLSVQEEIASAKNRAYIGTTLEVLIDGRSEESEYLLEGRHQRLAPEIDGVVYINDGMAGAGTLVHVEVTDAAMYDLVGRVAGAHGNAPSVSKHVLTGKTGGYR, encoded by the coding sequence ATGGGTCACCCATTGATCACTCCCCGGCGTGCCGGGACGAAGCGGGCGAGTACGAAAAAAGGCGCAACGACGAAGATCGGGTTCGTCAATTTGGGGTGCTCCAAAAACCAGGTTGACTCCGAGGTGATGCTCGGCACGCTCGTCAACGAGGGGTTCGAACTGACGGGAGATCCCAAAAAGGCGGAAGTGGTCATCATCAATACGTGCGGGTTTATCGAGGAGGCCAAGCAGGAATCGATCGATGCGATTCTGGAACATGGTCGATTGAAGAAGGATGGGATCTGTCGCGTCCTGATCGCCGCCGGATGTCTGGCCCAACGATATCAGGGTGAGCTACTCAAGGAATTGCCTGAATTGGACGGCGTCGTCGGGACCGGAGAATTCGGAAACATTGCCGACATTTGCCGGGATTTGCTTTCTTCCAAGAGACACCCTCGACGTCTCTGGATCAGCCAGCCTCCGTATCTGTATGACGAGATGGCCCCTCGAATGAGACTCGGAAGACACCACAGTGCCTACATCAAGATTGCCGAAGGGTGCAATCGGAACTGCGCGTTTTGCGCGATTCCCCTCATGAGAGGGAAACAACGGAGCCGTTCAATCGAGTCCATTGTGGGAGAAGCTCGGCGTCTGGCGGGCGAGGGCGTAAAAGAGATCAATCTGATTTCCCAGGACACGGTGAACTACGGCGTCGATCTTGGCTTGCGTCACGGCCTTGCCTCGCTGCTGCGCGAGCTGGTGAAGGTCAAAGCGCTTCATTGGATCAGGCCGTTCTATCTCTATCCGCAACAAGTCACGGATGAACTCCTCGATCTCTATGCGGGAGAGGAGCGGATCACCAAGTATATCGATATGCCGCTCCAGCACATCAGTGACCGGATGTTGAAGCGAATGCATCGTCTTGGCGACCGGCATGCGATCGAGCGATTGGTCGAGCGCATCCGGGAGCGGATTCCCGGCGTGTTCTTTCGAACAGCGTTCATTGTCGGGTTTCCTGGCGAAACAGATCAAGACTTCGAAGAACTTGCACGCTATGTGGGTGATGCCCAGTTCGATCGCGTCGCCGCCTTCCTGTATTCAGACGAGGAACAGACGCCGGCGGCGAGTCTTGATGCGAAGATCGATCGGTCGGTGATGCACGCGCGCCGGAACGAGCTGTTGAGTGTGCAGGAGGAAATTGCTTCCGCAAAGAATCGAGCCTACATCGGTACCACGCTTGAAGTATTGATTGACGGCCGCTCGGAAGAGTCGGAATACTTGCTTGAAGGCCGTCACCAACGACTGGCCCCTGAGATCGACGGGGTGGTCTATATTAATGATGGGATGGCCGGCGCCGGCACGCTGGTTCATGTCGAGGTGACGGACGCCGCAATGTACGATCTGGTCGGCCGAGTAGCGGGTGCTCATGGGAATGCTCCTTCCGTTTCAAAACATGTGTTGACCGGAAAGACCGGAGGCTATCGATGA
- the gcvP gene encoding aminomethyl-transferring glycine dehydrogenase yields the protein MAIPEFMNSTDSFINRHLGVTDADQREMLAILGAQSLQALSDATIPADIQLKRELDLPPHRSEQTVLHDLQALAAENRVYRSLIGMGYYQCVTPAVIQRNILENPGWYTQYTPYQAEIAQGRLEALVNFQTMVAELTGLPLANSSLLDEATAAAEAMAMCLSVARSLGQERTEFFISQDCHPQTVGVMQTRAEPLGLTVHVGRTAAIDFGNPKLSGIMLQYPATDGYVGDYSSLVSRAHEAGVIVVVATDLLALTLLRPPGEFGADIAIGSSQRFGVPLGFGGPHAAFIACKEEYKRQLPGRIVGVSKDKTGRRAYRLSLQTREQHIRREKATSNICTAQVLLAIMASMYAIYHGPEGLQRIARRIHGLAMVLAAGLRQLGFEIRNEVFFDTLRVTLTKYQADQVLVRADEQGMNLRRFGDDSIGVALDEVSSEKEVRSILEVFVGHNRLPFALSDLAETGQQTFTEGVARTSPYLTHEVFNRYHAEHEMLRYLHRLQSRDLSLTHSMIPLGSCTMKLNATTEMLPITWPEFSRLHPFAPVEQTKGYLELFRQLEGWLAEITGFAAVSLQPNAGSQGEYAGLMVIRAFHRNHGEFHRDICLIPVSAHGTNPASAAMVGMTVVPVACDKQGNVDLIDLEAKAAQHRERLAALMLTYPSTHGVFEPGVRRICQIVHTHGGQVYMDGANMNAQVGLCRPGDIGADVCHLNLHKTFCIPHGGGGPGMGPIAVARHLAPFLPGHPVAGSSNQDAIGPVSAAPYGSPSILTIPWVYIALMGRDGLTKATQVAILNANYMAKRLEKHYSILYTGAQGFVAHEFILDLREFKDSAGIEVMDVAKRLMDYGFHAPTVSFPVAGTLMIEPTESESKAELDRFCEAMILIRAEIQDVIDNRQPRAGNLLKNAPHTAETATATQWDRPYTREQAVYPAPWVKDRKFWPHVGRIDEAFGDRNLMCTCPPMDTYQ from the coding sequence ATGGCCATTCCCGAATTCATGAATTCGACGGATTCTTTTATCAACCGACATCTCGGGGTGACCGATGCCGACCAACGCGAAATGCTGGCCATTCTCGGGGCACAATCTCTTCAGGCTCTGAGTGATGCCACGATACCAGCCGACATTCAATTGAAGCGTGAGCTGGATCTGCCACCGCATCGAAGTGAACAAACGGTGCTGCACGATTTACAGGCGTTAGCTGCGGAGAACCGAGTCTATCGGTCCCTGATCGGCATGGGCTATTACCAATGCGTCACTCCCGCTGTCATACAACGGAATATTCTGGAAAACCCAGGATGGTACACCCAGTACACGCCGTATCAGGCTGAGATCGCCCAAGGCCGGCTTGAAGCCCTCGTGAATTTCCAAACCATGGTGGCGGAGTTGACCGGGCTGCCACTGGCCAACTCCTCGCTTCTCGATGAAGCCACGGCGGCGGCGGAAGCCATGGCGATGTGTCTGTCCGTGGCCCGGAGCCTGGGACAGGAACGAACGGAATTTTTCATCTCACAAGATTGTCACCCCCAGACAGTGGGGGTTATGCAGACCAGAGCCGAACCACTCGGCCTGACTGTGCATGTCGGGAGGACGGCGGCGATCGACTTCGGCAATCCAAAATTGAGCGGAATCATGTTGCAGTATCCGGCCACCGACGGGTATGTCGGAGATTACAGTTCTCTGGTGAGCCGCGCCCATGAGGCCGGAGTCATCGTAGTGGTCGCGACGGACCTGTTGGCGTTGACGTTGCTGCGTCCTCCCGGTGAATTCGGAGCGGATATTGCGATCGGATCCAGCCAGCGATTTGGTGTGCCACTCGGATTCGGCGGTCCTCACGCGGCATTTATCGCTTGCAAAGAAGAATATAAGAGGCAGTTACCGGGCCGGATCGTCGGCGTTTCCAAGGATAAGACCGGACGCAGGGCGTATCGACTGTCCCTTCAGACTCGCGAGCAGCATATCCGGCGGGAGAAAGCGACAAGTAATATCTGTACCGCTCAAGTGCTGCTGGCGATCATGGCAAGCATGTATGCGATCTACCATGGCCCGGAGGGGTTGCAGCGAATTGCCCGCCGGATTCACGGATTGGCCATGGTGTTGGCTGCAGGGCTCCGTCAATTAGGATTCGAGATCCGGAATGAAGTATTTTTCGACACCCTGAGGGTGACATTGACGAAATACCAGGCTGACCAAGTACTGGTTCGAGCTGATGAGCAGGGAATGAATTTGAGACGGTTTGGTGACGATTCCATCGGCGTGGCATTGGATGAAGTGAGCAGTGAAAAGGAGGTCCGGTCCATTTTGGAGGTCTTTGTCGGACACAATCGGCTGCCCTTTGCGCTGAGCGACCTTGCCGAGACGGGACAACAGACATTCACGGAAGGCGTCGCCAGGACGAGCCCCTATTTGACGCACGAGGTCTTCAACCGATATCACGCTGAACATGAGATGCTCCGATATCTTCATCGGCTTCAATCACGGGACCTTTCTCTTACCCATTCCATGATCCCGCTTGGTTCTTGCACGATGAAACTGAACGCGACGACTGAGATGCTGCCGATCACGTGGCCGGAATTTTCACGCCTTCATCCATTCGCGCCTGTCGAACAAACAAAAGGTTATTTGGAATTGTTCAGGCAGTTGGAGGGCTGGCTGGCCGAGATTACAGGATTCGCAGCCGTGTCCCTGCAACCGAACGCCGGTTCTCAAGGAGAGTACGCCGGCCTAATGGTCATTCGCGCTTTTCATCGGAACCACGGAGAATTCCATCGTGATATCTGTCTGATTCCCGTCTCGGCGCATGGGACGAATCCGGCGAGTGCGGCCATGGTGGGGATGACCGTGGTGCCCGTGGCATGCGATAAGCAGGGGAATGTGGATCTGATCGACCTGGAGGCTAAAGCGGCGCAGCATCGCGAGCGGCTGGCGGCGCTGATGCTGACGTATCCCTCCACGCATGGGGTGTTTGAACCTGGCGTGCGTCGGATCTGTCAGATCGTGCACACGCATGGCGGACAGGTGTACATGGATGGGGCGAATATGAATGCGCAGGTCGGACTATGTCGTCCGGGTGATATTGGGGCCGACGTGTGCCATCTCAATTTGCATAAGACGTTCTGCATCCCTCATGGTGGCGGCGGTCCAGGCATGGGACCGATTGCAGTCGCTCGGCACCTCGCGCCGTTCCTTCCCGGCCACCCGGTTGCAGGATCGAGCAATCAGGATGCGATCGGACCCGTATCCGCGGCTCCCTATGGGAGCCCGAGTATTCTGACGATTCCCTGGGTGTATATCGCCTTGATGGGACGGGACGGACTCACCAAGGCCACACAGGTAGCCATTCTCAACGCGAACTACATGGCGAAACGGTTGGAGAAGCACTATTCCATCTTGTATACGGGTGCTCAAGGGTTTGTCGCCCATGAGTTCATCCTCGATCTGCGTGAGTTCAAAGACAGTGCCGGCATTGAGGTGATGGATGTGGCAAAACGCCTGATGGATTACGGATTCCATGCCCCGACGGTCTCGTTTCCCGTTGCCGGTACTCTGATGATCGAACCGACGGAGAGTGAATCAAAGGCCGAACTCGACCGGTTCTGTGAGGCCATGATCTTAATTCGTGCCGAGATTCAAGACGTCATCGACAACCGACAGCCACGGGCAGGCAACTTGCTCAAGAATGCTCCCCATACCGCTGAAACAGCGACGGCCACGCAATGGGACCGTCCGTATACCCGTGAACAAGCCGTATATCCGGCGCCCTGGGTGAAAGACCGTAAGTTCTGGCCTCATGTTGGCCGGATCGATGAGGCCTTCGGCGACCGCAATCTCATGTGCACCTGTCCGCCGATGGATACCTACCAATAA
- a CDS encoding aminotransferase class V-fold PLP-dependent enzyme, with translation MSSIDRRSFLIRTGLAIGSAALSGALPAAPASAVSPASSFEDWRTLRAQFSLAPDVIHLAGFFLASHPKPVREAIERHRQGLDADPIGYWFGHETKQEAAVLQAAGSYLGCDPTEIALTDSTTMGLGLLYGGLRLLPGQEILTTTHDHYSTETSLRLRAERTGATVRRISLYQDIRSVSREALVDALMSNIHQSTRIVAVTWVHSSTGLKLPIAEFGQALRRLNESRDERERVLLCVDGVHALGVENFRVTDLQCDFLIAGTHKWMFGPRGTGLVWGRESAWPVANAIIPTFNTEAYDMWMNSIPPRPLPMSVYMTPGGFHSFEHRWALDAAFSLHQSIGKGRVTERIYQLNQQLKQGLARMPQILLHTPMSQELSAGIVCFEVDGRPPERVVDRLRQMKIVGSVTPYANRYVRLAPGVLNDPAEIDHVLGAMKNL, from the coding sequence ATGTCTTCCATTGATCGACGCAGTTTTCTCATCCGAACCGGGCTCGCAATCGGCTCCGCAGCCCTGTCCGGAGCGCTCCCGGCTGCTCCGGCGTCCGCGGTATCGCCAGCATCTTCGTTCGAGGATTGGCGTACCCTAAGGGCGCAATTCAGCCTGGCGCCGGATGTGATCCACCTGGCAGGATTTTTTCTCGCATCGCATCCGAAACCTGTGAGAGAGGCTATTGAGCGACACCGCCAAGGGCTGGATGCCGACCCCATCGGTTATTGGTTTGGACATGAAACGAAGCAAGAGGCGGCAGTACTTCAGGCGGCCGGGTCATATCTGGGGTGCGACCCCACCGAGATTGCCTTGACCGATAGTACAACCATGGGCCTGGGGCTTCTTTACGGGGGGCTCCGCCTGCTGCCAGGACAAGAGATTCTCACGACGACACACGATCATTATTCAACGGAAACCTCCCTACGCCTTCGGGCTGAACGGACCGGGGCTACGGTGCGCAGGATTTCGCTTTATCAAGATATACGGAGTGTGTCGCGTGAGGCATTAGTGGATGCATTGATGTCAAACATTCATCAATCAACCAGGATCGTCGCAGTGACCTGGGTGCATTCGAGCACTGGACTCAAGCTTCCGATTGCGGAGTTTGGGCAGGCACTGCGGAGGCTGAATGAGTCACGAGATGAGAGAGAGCGGGTTCTGTTATGTGTCGACGGGGTGCATGCGCTTGGCGTGGAGAATTTCCGCGTCACCGATTTGCAATGCGATTTTCTGATTGCAGGAACTCATAAATGGATGTTCGGTCCACGAGGAACGGGCCTGGTATGGGGGCGCGAAAGCGCCTGGCCAGTGGCGAATGCGATTATTCCGACATTTAATACCGAAGCCTATGACATGTGGATGAATTCCATTCCTCCTAGACCGTTGCCTATGTCGGTGTATATGACTCCAGGAGGGTTTCACTCGTTTGAGCACCGATGGGCGCTTGACGCGGCTTTCTCACTGCACCAATCTATTGGAAAGGGTCGTGTGACGGAGCGGATCTATCAGCTAAATCAGCAATTAAAGCAGGGATTGGCGCGCATGCCGCAGATCCTCCTCCATACACCGATGTCCCAGGAATTGTCTGCGGGAATCGTGTGCTTCGAGGTCGATGGGAGGCCTCCCGAGCGTGTCGTTGACAGGCTGCGTCAAATGAAGATTGTCGGAAGCGTCACACCCTATGCGAATCGATACGTTCGACTGGCTCCCGGGGTCCTCAATGACCCCGCAGAAATCGATCACGTGCTCGGTGCAATGAAAAATCTGTGA